The Ancylothrix sp. D3o region CTTTGTTTGCCATCTGGGTTGTTTGGATCGGAACGGCGATCGAGGATAAAATATCCCTTTTCCAATCCCTCTTTGTACGTTTGATAGTTTGCAGCTTGATTGCTAATAATAGGCGTGATGTTCGTGCTACACTTCACTCCTTTTGACCGCAGATAATAAAACATTTCCTTGGCATCGCTGAACACATTATTAGGTTCTTTGGGTTCCTTTGGAAAATTGTCATTGATAGTGAATGTTTGATAACTATTCTGTATATCTACATCCACATGCAGACCATCGAGCGGAATATTGTACTGTCGATACTTATCAACGGCCCATTTCAGCGCTCCTCCATTTTCATACCCATAGCATCCTTGGTGATATCCCAACACATATCGGGGTTTTAGGTGACAACGACCTACAATGGAAGTAAAACCCTTTATCACATCGCTACATGAATCACCAAGGAAAAAATAATAGTCAAGGTCGCCGAAGCGAGTACCAAAAATATAGCGACTGGAATCCAGGAAGCTGATATCAACCAACACCTGAGCGGGATTGTCAATGTAGAGACCATAGATGCTATGTTTGTCAGAGTCAGAAACGCCATTTACTTCCAAAAAGAACGGATCTGAGTGGTAGAGAGGTTCTCGATCGTCTAAAGGTCCGATATTATAGACCTGTTTGTAGCGCATATTATCATAGTTGAAAAAGTTGACTTGCGTCCCATTCTTATAGAGTCCCTTACTACCTTGTTCGCCAAAACCAATATACTTTGCTGTTGCTGGCTTGCTGACAGCCTGTATGATGGCATAATCCTCTTTCTCGACTCCATGATAAGTGTAATATATGCCCGTTTCTGCAGTTTGCCAAACTCTAAATTCTTGTTGAGAACTGAAATTGAACTTGTCAGAGTAATTGAAGACCTCGATTTGGAAGGGATAGTAAGTGACAACTACTTTCATCCAATCCTTGAAAACAGTCATGTCGGGCTCGTCAGGTGACGCAGAATTGAACCCAACCTTCGTCAGCACGATAGCCTGTTTGGAGTCTATATCTGTGTATTCGATTTTAATCTCTTTAACATTCTCTTCCTTTTCACTTAGTAGGGTATTGGCTAATTCTTCTGAACGATCGTGGGCTACAGAAGGACTATTTAAGGAAGTATAATCAGCGGCGACTTTTCCCGGATTAAAGCGAACCCTGAATATATCTTTCTGGAAAAATTGAATGAGCATTTCCGGGTTTTTACCCTGCTCTGTTGTCTCGAATTTTAGAGTTAACGTTTTAGTTCCCTCATTGAAAGATGAGGAAATTACTCGTTCAATTTTTTGCCAATTTTCGTACTCCGCAAAAAACTCTTCTACGGTAACAAATCTGTAAGCGGATTGAGAACTGAGGATGGACATAACGAATTTTTTCCAATAAACAACGGTTTGCAATGTTAACTGAAAGATTCCAACATGAATATCCACCTTTGGCTGATACGAAGTGGATAATACCAGCTTGCAACACTGAAATAATTAACCGCAGCGAGGGCTATCAAGCGCTACTTAGAAGTTCCGCTAGCATAGACTTGCTTGGTTTGAGTTTCTTGTGTGGGATGATATTCAATCGCTAACCAAATACAGTCTGTATCAGCATAGTATTGATGCCAAGGATAGACATATTTTTGATTTTCCTGAACCTGGCAAAATGGGACAGATGTAGTATACCCCGGACTCATCAACATATCTTCGTAGAGAGAGTCAAATGCTTTAACTTTAAATTTCTGCATTCTTCCCTGACCAAAGATTTGGGTATGAATCTCGATAAAGTCATGCTGGTTATGGATGGCACAGTCAGAATTAGAAGGAGCAAACCATAAGTTTACCTTGACGGTAAACCTTTCTTTTTGCTGGGGCGTACTTGATTGCCTTGTCATCAAATACGGATCGAGTTCTACGACTCCCGCCTCGTCTTGCGGTGACTTCCAGAGCGGTGTATCTTTGGGAAAGTCCTTAATGATGTTCCCTAATAGATCCCACTCTGGCTCAAAGATAATCTTGCCGATGTTGTTGGTCTCTACCACTTCAAGCAAGAGTAAGGATTCTGCTTTTTGGATGATAGTCTCTTTGAGAATAGTGGATGAAAAAGGAGGAATAATGCTGGTGTGAGTTTCGCTTAAGTAAGCATCTGAAGCTTGGGGATTGAGAGCGATAGTACGGTTTTGAATGGGATAGTTTTCGACGTTTTCCACATACTTGGCATCTATGTAAGTACCGGAAAAGTTAAGTCGTTTTACTTGGTTAGCTTGCATCCGTTTTTGAGGAAGAATTAAAGAACTCGTTGACTAAGCTCTAACTGAAGTATTAGGGCGGTCGCTGGCTTAAATACCCTTGTGCGAAGCAAAGTCGTTGTAATAAACCACGATGGATGGATTGTCGGCACAATAATATCCAGCCACAGAATAACCGATAGCGGCTCATAATTGAACATTTTTTTCTCTCAAGAGAGTATGTTCTCAATAAGCAGAAGTTTTTTCTACAGGGGTCAAGTCCCTAAAACAAGAGCCTGTAATGCTTTGGGGGCGACAAGCGCCCCCTGAAGCGAAATTCTTTATTTTTTATTGTCAATCGGTTCTAACTCTTGAGATTTACTCTCACTCAAAGTTATCGCCTGAGCCAAACTACTTTTCGTCAGTTGTAAAAAAAATTGAGAGGTTAACCAATCCGACCTTGATTGAGTTAGTAAATAAAGCACAGTAGCAGTACAACAAGGACAAATCGACAGGTCAATAGGCAGCATACGTTACAGCCTCTATCTTGCAAAAATGTATGGCGTTGCTGATCTTGAAGCAAAAGTGGATTTAACTCTTACATCAATAGTGCCTTAGTAAAAGCAAAAGTCTGCAAAAGTGTTAATATGGTCGATACGATCTAGAATTGATCTTGTTTTTGAACACCTACCATTTTGGGGTCTGTTATAGTTTGATTCATTTTGGGGTTTATTATAGTTTGATTGTAGAACACAACTATTTTTGGATCAACATCTTCATAGTACTTTTTAACAGAATAGCCAATAGTTGCAAAGTCCAATTTATTATCTCCATTGAAGTCGTCAACAGCAATTCTAGCAGCAGATTCTGTGGAAACTTGCCATTTTAAAAAGAGTCCTTTACTGGCATCAACTGCCTTATAATAAAACACCCCTCGATAAGGTTTAGGTCCACGTAATGCAACTAAAAACTCATCATTTCCATCACCATCAAAGTCTGCAGCATATATATGATGCCCAGTACCTTCACCATGTTCAGCGTTAGGTTTTCCATAGACATCGAGTACACGGCGATGCCAACTAGCTTCTGTAGGGTTACTTTTACCTTCTTCATCTTTGTAATAGACTGCAATTGTACTGCCATGAAAAGGTTCAACGGCTGCTGCATAGGCAAAAGGATCATTGCCAATTCGTCCAATTTCTGGATTACCGCTACCTTTAAAATGATATTCAGTTTCTTGGAAAATGGACTTTTCACCAGTTCCAAGCAGTACTCGCTTCCATTTTTTAAACGTTTGATCGTAGTACAGCCAAGTAACTCCTTCGTCAGAAGCTAGTACCACCGAGTCTAATTCGGAATTGGGGATTAATCCCTTCTTAACCTGAACACCGTGAACAAATCGGAAATGTTGATTATCAATAATAGATTCATCCCAAGAATCTGCTCCTTCAATATCTTTGGGTTGAGTGTATAAAGGGATTGTTAATACATCTTGAACTCCATACTGAGATACAATTGGTAATCCTAAAATTTGCCATCGATCAGTTCGGGTAAAGTGACCAACTCGTAAGCGATGCATTCCGACTTGTCTGCCAACATAATGCTTCTTCCAACGAGATTCAGCATTATCTGCATTTCCGGGGTTTTCTAGCCAAGCAATCTTTCCTCCTTCTGGATTAGGATCATCAATTCTCCCACCAGAACCATAGAGTTCATAACAAAAAACATAATCAGGGAAGCCATCATTATTGATATCTTGTGTATCTGCACCTACAGGCATTGTAATTTTATCTTGCATCAAGTGACGTTCCCACTTTGGATTTTCATACCAGTAAAGTTCTCCAGAACTTAATCCATGACCAACTAAATCGGGCTGAGAATCCTGATTTACATCAACAGACTCAATCCAATAACCTTCTCGTAAATTGTTAGCTACTGTTTCAGCTTTGAAAATTGGTTCAGAGTAAAAAGAATCTGCTAATGCTGTAGTACAAGAACATAGTAAAACGAATCCAATAAGGCTTAGGGCGAGTAAATTGATTTTCAAACATTTCAGCACGCGAAACTTTACAACAACCAAACAAATAGAATTTGACATGATCGTCTCTACTTTAATTAAATCAAATGGTCAATAGCTCAAAAAAAGTCGCATCTGTCCTTAGATTTAGTCTATAGGATGAAATTCATTTGCCATCCAAATACAGTCAGTATCAGCAGGGTGTGGTCAAAAGTAGTTGGTTGCAGCTGAGGTGGAGACGCGAGGACAAAAGGATGAGGAGAAATTTTCTGGGTATCACCAACGGGTTTTGACCACACCCGTATCAGCATAATACTGATGCCAAGGATAGAAAAACCTTCCTTCTTCATCAAGACTAGCAAAGGGAATATGGGAGTCCCCCGGACTCATTAGAACATCTTCGTAAAGGGTGTTAAAGTCATTGGAATGAAATTTTTGCATTGTCCCTGTGCCATAAATTTGCGTGTGAACCTTTGGTACTAATTATAAAATTTATTTTTGGGATGACAATAAAATTTATACTCTTTTAATATTTTAATATTTTAATATTACTTTACTTCCTTCCCGCCAGAAGATTTTGTATTTGGGGCTATCCATTTATCGGGAATAACTTAACAAAGTTAGCAAAAGAACTTAACAATTTTAGCGGTGGAAAAGCTTAATTTCTGGTTAAAAAAGCGCAGGAAAAGAAGTCTTGGGCCAAGATTAGTTACAAAAGTTGTCGAATAACCTATCCATTAATCGCAAATTTCGTAACAAAGCTTGCAAAAGAACTTAACAATTTTAGCGGTGGAAAAGCGCAATTTCTGGTTAAAAGAGTGGAGAGAAAGAAGAATTGGGCCAGGATTGGTTACTGTCGCGTACTACGATATGTGGGTTCTTACGCAAATTTGGTGAAGAGAAGCAATAAGGCAGAAGCTATAGTTGGTAAGGATTAAAGGGATGTAGTACCCTTTAGGAAGAAAAAGTAGAACTAGCCCGTTGAGGCAGCATTTTTGGAAAATTGGCACTCAGATTACCAGATAGAAACAGCCAGGAGAAAAGCTTGCCGGATGTAGTACAGACTAGAGAAGGAAAAACCATCCTATCCGTGTTCGCAAAAAAGTAAAAAAATAGATAAATAAGAAAAACTATCAATAAACATTCAACAGAACAACAGAAAACGACGTTGGAGTAAAGGTAAACCAGCGCGGCCATACATTAGACCTATGAGCGAAAGTCTCCATTATTAACAAATTTTAGGCAACAAAGCTCATAATTATAAATACCTGCTATCAAATTTAAGCGTAATAAAAATCTTTCTCTTCTATTTCTATAGCGGGATGAAATTATTTTAAAAATCTTCAGGTCACGATTAACGTGTTCAATAATAATTCTCAATGACGACATTTTTCTATTTTCTATTTTCTGCTCTTGGGATAAATTTTGACCTTTTTTATTCTTGTGAGGAGTTTGGCTCTTTTTATGAATTTTTATAATTCCTTGATATCCTTTATCTGCTGGACATTTTACATCTTTATTTATCTTGATTTTGGTTATTTTAAAGATTTTAAAATCATGTTCTTTCCCCTTTGCTACAGCAGTGCAGACAATTAACTGGTTTTTTTGCTCCACTATTATTTGAGATTTTAATGTATGCTTCCTTTTCTTACCGCTGTAAAACTCTTTTTGTTGTTTTTGGACGTTCAATGGGAGTTTATGTGACATCAACTACTACTATTTCCCAGTCTAACTCTTGGTTTAATAAAGCTTTTTTTCCAGGTAGTCTAAATAATTTAGATTCAATTAAATTTTTTTCTACTTTGGTAATTATCCGATAAACATTGGATTCATTTAATCCCCAGCTTCGGCCTATATGAAAAAAAGTCCTGTATTCTCTCAAATATTCTAGCGTCATTAAAATCTGGTTTTCTATAGACCTCTTGCAGCACCCTTATATCTACTAGAGAGGGGTTACATTTTTAATTTGTTACCCTTCTATAGTATGCCCATTATTTTTGTACTTATCACTGTTGTTTTGTAATTTTTCCGTAAAGATGAACCCACATTTTAGTGCTTCTTCTGCTTGGTTGGTAATGCTGCTAGTAGTAGCTGACAAAATAATTATAGCCTAGTGAATGGATTGAAAGCTAATATGCACTGTTTATTCGCTTCAGGGCAATTCATCAATCACTCCAACTCAAAGCAATTAAGCAAAAGGAATTGAGAACAAATTACCTCCCTCGGTATAAGGAAGCGCAGCAGTTTCATCAACAGGAATACCTGGAAAGTTTCGATTATTCATTTCAATCAGGTTTCCCACAGCAGAAATCGCCTTTAGCGCAAAATCATTCGCTAAACCCAAACTTTCTCCCACATTTCCTTCCCCTCCCAAAAAGCGGCGGATAACTGGATCTGAACTATTAACTGCCTCAGCTACATTTTCTGAGGTAAAACCCAGTTCTAACGCCTCATAAAGCGCATAAGTCACGCCAGAAACCACATCTTTCCACTGGGATTGATTCTCATCAACCACCATTGCTAAAGGTTCCTCACCCAAGACTTCCCGAAACGGCTGATGCTGGTCTCTTTGCTCTGGGGGTAAGGTCAGAAGACTGGACATAATCAGACTCCCATCTCCGGTAATGGCATCCAGTTCACCATTGAGATACTGCTGGAAGATGGTTTGGAAATTATCCAAAGCTACAACTTCCGCATTAACACCTGCCGCACTCAACTTTTCTCGCAACCGGGTTTCAGAAGTCGTACTGGCGCTTACCCCAATTCGACCCCCGGCAAGTTGTTCCAAAGAGGTAATTCCGCTAACAGTTGGAGTGACTACAAATTGAGCATCGTAAGAATTAATCGGGGCAAAATCTACGCCCAAAAGCGCATCCCGTCTCAGGTTGTGGGTGGCATTTCGGCTGGTGACATCCACGATTCCATTGGCGACATCGC contains the following coding sequences:
- a CDS encoding transposase family protein, with translation MSHKLPLNVQKQQKEFYSGKKRKHTLKSQIIVEQKNQLIVCTAVAKGKEHDFKIFKITKIKINKDVKCPADKGYQGIIKIHKKSQTPHKNKKGQNLSQEQKIENRKMSSLRIIIEHVNRDLKIFKIISSRYRNRRERFLLRLNLIAGIYNYELCCLKFVNNGDFRS
- a CDS encoding transposase family protein, which codes for MENQILMTLEYLREYRTFFHIGRSWGLNESNVYRIITKVEKNLIESKLFRLPGKKALLNQELDWEIVVVDVT